From Triplophysa dalaica isolate WHDGS20190420 chromosome 16, ASM1584641v1, whole genome shotgun sequence:
AAAATTTGTTTGCAGATCATGGTAGTATAATGCCTCAGAAtacttttaaattattcatgATTTCAAGCAAAAATACTCGTTTTATGATTCTAATTTTAAAAGTCattggaaataaaaatgtttttctttcccaGACATGTTTTTCAATGATTCCCCCAATTATCATGCATACAGTGACCATTGTAAGTCCATATttgctgatttttttaatggacCATACAGTAAGGACGTAGTAAGAtacaaacatgttaaaatgtgACAGCTAACAATTGGTTAATTAGTTAAATTTCTTACTTGAATGCAGCTCGCCAAGCCTGAAATTATTCCCTGAGCCAGAAGCTTCTCTCTAACTAAACTGCTGTCGGCACACAGGTTTCCCAGCGTGTATAAACAGGTTTCctagaaaaaagacaaaatagaaatgaaaagtGGATAAAGCTCGATGATGTTCCTCTGATATTGACTATACAGTCACTGACCATTAGCTTAGGGCTCTGACTGGACAGATATGTGAGGAGGTACGGGCCAGCAGACAGACATGCTTGACCAACGCTAGGATGGGGAGAGTGAGACAGCTCATGAAGACAGCGTGCAGCCTCCAGCTGGCACTGGGCATTATGACCACTGAGCTGCCCGACCAACATGTGCATGCTATTCTCTGACCTgtagataaacaaacacatgtaaatTGTGGCAATCTGAAATACACTGAAATGTCAAACCTAAGTAAAAGATCAAGGGAGGTCATACTTAATGAAAGTGAGTTGGGTGTCTGGGTTTCTAAGAGCTTTTCTTAGAGATGCGAGACGACTTGCTTTTTCCTCACCACCACGCAGGACTCCACATATCATCTCTCTCACCTAATGtcacatacacaataaatacaTCAGCTTGTCAGTAGAGGAACATACGTCCTCCTATTCCATACATGCTGTACACGGTATAGTAGAGAAACAAACCTGTTCAGCTGACAAGTGAGGAGCAGAGCTTGTCTCCATTGAGtcttcatcttcctcttcaTTCTGTAACAGTCTTTTACTGGTaagctctctgtctctcctcgCCTGTCTGAGAACTATTATGAAGAAATACATGTTCACGTTACATCACGTCGGCTGcattaacatattaaaaaaacaacacttaaCTTAGATGCAACATTGCATGTAAAAAAGCTCACCATACACACATGCTTTTCTCAACaggacacacacatgcacacaaacctTTCTCAAATTCTCGTTTCTTCTGTTTGAACTCCTCCAAATCATTTGCAGATCGACTTGCTTTATGACGGATTGTTTTCAGTCTCCACATTTTCTATGAATtctaaaactatattttaatgaaacattttaacatcGCTTAATTTCAAAATAGAAATGCAAGGCAAAGAAAATCGTCAACTTTTAATCACACACATTCGCTTGACATCAGGGCCTGCGTCGCAACGGACCGCGAACGTGAACTCTGACAGcgatcttttaaaataaaagtgcaatCTTCACCGATTGTCTTTTGTTTATGTAAGTGTTGTATATCCAAAGttgaaaaaatcttaaatacatTAATCTAGAGAGTAGACGGTTTAtaattaatagttttaataatcGTTTTAGGTGGTTTAGGTGCTTTTATTCTGAAATATTTCATCGCCGTAGTTCTCACACCGCTTTCACTCTCTGTTGCAACTTGCTTCACGAATCTGAGAAGAAGGTTTAAGGAAACGTTCGCAATTTATCTCAATGCCATTAGTTAAAAAACTAAGATTACACTTAGAGTTTCACATACAGCTTCTAGGTAGGTGACTACGGGAAATGTGGGTTTTACCATACAGACAAATAAAGACGTTAGAGTCTTTTATTTATCCAAACCAACACAGCATGGGTGCCACATGTTAATGCAGCATGCTATCATTAGCGATGTGTCAAGTAacctaaatattttcattatacaCTTTTTATTGATCGGTGAtaattgttttgtcattttgccCAGAGATGAGAAACGTTGCTATgtgtttaatttgtaattttgtgAAGTCAATTGAAAACCACACAGTATTCTGCGTGACGTAATGGTTCTTAAATTTAACTTCTCGTTGTTTTTAAGGCGATACAAACTTAAGATACTTACATCCACCATGTCAAAGGCAACCAAACGCAAGCATGTAGTGAATGAAGCTCTGGGGGAGTATGTCACACCCACTGAAGACCAGCAAATTATGAgggtacagtacagtataaaaactaaattttggCAATTGTGAAGGGTTGAGAAGCTTTAAAGTGTAATTTATTATATCACAGGTCGTGGGTAGTAATGGCAACAATCTCCATGAGGCTGCGACTGACAGTGGTGAGCAGTTCCTGCTCAGCATGCCAACAAAGTTTCGCAAGAACCTCTGGATCAAACGAGGTTTGTTTTTGATTGTCTTTTCTAGACAGTTCTGTTTACTAAaagtttttcacattttttttaccgtTTCTCTTTGTTAGGAGACTTTGTCATCGTTGATCCCATTAAAGAAGGAGGTAAAGTGAAGGGAGAAATTAGTTTCATACTTTACAGGGACAACATCCAATATATGAGGAAACTCGGTATCTGGTGAGGCTGTTGCACAACTTTGGAAAAAAacgtgtaaataaatgttttggcCTCGAGTTGTAACAACAACATTTTCTCACATCACGCAGGCCAAAAGGATTCCAGGAATCTGACACATCTTCTGAGAAGAACAAAGGAACGCGGAAAATTCCCAGTGAAGAAAAAACCGAGCTGGAAGTGCCTGACAGTGACTCTGAGAACGATGACAGCGATCTGTTTGTGAACACTAATCGTGCCACTGTCCTCTACAGCGAGAGTGaggacgatgatgatgatgatgaggagtgTGATGGGACCAAAGGAAAAAGTTTGTAGATGGAGTGAAAAGAACAAAACTGCAAAATACTTTATCTTATACTGGACGATGATTTACAAAGACCAAGAGCACCTTTTTTGTAACAGACCTTGATTGAGCTTTAATACCCGGACAAACCACACTGATGCCTGAGACTGAACTGAATTTCAGGGCTGTAATTGTTTCAAATGATTCCTCTCCGATGGCATTCAGAAGCTAGTTAAGTGTTCTCAGAAGGAATTATTCTTAATTAGTGTCCTTATTTTCCTTCTGGTGAAATGAAACGTTTTGTATGtcattatatttgtaaatagTGAATTGCAATAAAGTTTGGTTTGTAAGCTATACCCACACTTGTCAACCACAAACACGTGATCAGAATGACACGTATAGAATCTAGAACAAAAAGACCATAATGAAATTTGCATTGTGGGGTTGGTTTAAATGACGTACATTACAAACCCAAATTcacattattaaaattaaattgtattgtttggcacaattatacattttcatgacgTAATTGTCGAAATGCAAAGACAccttttattgttattaaaatagTCTTTATTTGCTTAATCCAATACTTTTCTTTTGATGTAAAATATGAGATAACTTGTTGTTCACCCAGTAATATAGATTTATAAACACGAATGTTTTCATACTAAAAGAGGAGCAATTACCAACTCTTGTATTTTCTTTTCTCCTCAAAAgtacaaatgcacattttttaaatggtgtttcagtgaaaaagagaaacattacaaaaatgttaaagggCAGTTTACCCAGAAACTAAAATTATGTCaaaccttttgtcattttaaacctatattactttcttttgcagatattttaaataatgttgggAACAGAAAATCgatggtacccattgacttgcattggttttatgtacatactataaaagtgaatgggtaccttcgttttgtggtttacaactttatctttttctgtgttctgctgaagaaagaatgttaaaatcgtttgaaatgtcaagacgGTGAGCTACCCTTTAAAGCACTGTGCAAAACAACCAACCTTTTTCAAACTCGTATAAAACATC
This genomic window contains:
- the eif1ad gene encoding probable RNA-binding protein EIF1AD, which translates into the protein MSKATKRKHVVNEALGEYVTPTEDQQIMRVVGSNGNNLHEAATDSGEQFLLSMPTKFRKNLWIKRGDFVIVDPIKEGGKVKGEISFILYRDNIQYMRKLGIWPKGFQESDTSSEKNKGTRKIPSEEKTELEVPDSDSENDDSDLFVNTNRATVLYSESEDDDDDDEECDGTKGKSL